A window from Listeria seeligeri serovar 1/2b str. SLCC3954 encodes these proteins:
- a CDS encoding DNA alkylation repair protein, producing MITFDQLDAELSALQNPNTIKIFRNHGCPETLKLYGLKIGDLKKIIRREKLNTNHELTVQLIESSNSDLIYLGLLAVDPKKLDVAQIEKWNVAFRETWTMLTFGLASVVSKRDDALTFARKWIKSDYDLTKSMGWQIFTDHIKDLPEAAELLEIAKETLQSETNRTRYSMNGYIIACGIYKDELYKKALDAAKAIGKVHVDLGKTACKVPDAHSYIEKARNQK from the coding sequence ATGATTACTTTTGACCAGTTAGACGCCGAACTTAGCGCACTTCAAAATCCTAACACCATCAAAATTTTCCGAAATCACGGTTGCCCAGAAACATTAAAGCTTTATGGCTTAAAAATTGGCGATTTAAAGAAAATCATTCGCCGTGAAAAATTGAATACAAACCACGAATTAACGGTTCAATTAATCGAATCAAGTAATAGCGATTTGATTTATCTTGGTTTGCTTGCCGTAGACCCTAAAAAATTGGATGTAGCTCAAATTGAGAAGTGGAATGTAGCTTTTCGCGAAACTTGGACGATGTTAACTTTTGGATTAGCGTCGGTTGTAAGCAAACGTGATGATGCACTCACTTTTGCTAGAAAATGGATTAAAAGTGATTATGATTTAACCAAATCAATGGGTTGGCAAATTTTCACGGATCATATAAAAGATTTGCCGGAAGCAGCGGAATTACTCGAAATCGCAAAAGAAACTTTGCAATCCGAAACAAACAGAACGCGTTACTCGATGAATGGTTATATTATCGCTTGTGGGATTTATAAAGACGAACTCTATAAGAAAGCATTAGACGCCGCAAAAGCAATCGGTAAAGTTCATGTCGATTTAGGAAAGACGGCTTGCAAAGTCCCTGACGCTCATTCCTATATCGAAAAAGCTCGCAACCAAAAATAA
- a CDS encoding putative heavy metal-binding protein: MIVTTSPNIEGKQIIEYKKIVFGEIITGVNFMKDIGAGLRNFFGGRSQGYEDELINAREEAIKEMEQRAQDIGANAVIGVDIDYEVLGADNGMLMVTASGTAVVIEAQDY, translated from the coding sequence ATGATTGTAACTACCTCACCAAATATTGAAGGTAAACAAATTATCGAATATAAAAAAATCGTTTTCGGCGAAATAATTACCGGTGTTAACTTTATGAAAGACATTGGAGCAGGTCTTAGAAACTTCTTCGGTGGACGTTCACAAGGTTACGAAGATGAACTAATAAACGCGCGCGAGGAAGCTATTAAAGAAATGGAACAACGCGCACAAGACATCGGCGCAAATGCCGTGATTGGCGTAGATATTGATTATGAAGTACTTGGAGCAGATAATGGCATGTTAATGGTCACTGCATCCGGCACAGCTGTTGTCATCGAAGCACAAGACTATTAA
- a CDS encoding metallophosphoesterase family protein, whose translation MEKVRIAIISDVHGNLEALKAVLKDAANERAEQYITVGDIALKGPGTDVCLELLEKLNPLTFVLGNHEQVYKDFLDGKSFDHSLKRRMIEDLVKYDYAFLGEEKFRYLATLPKKVSIQVFQTKIDVFHAMPNSVSFPIYATEEQAYFDEMFSGTEADVAINGHVHRQSLRRTAEDKLIINSGSVGLPGGESRKVKDNLAQYALIDIAETGIVDIHFKKITYDIDAEIAFAKKRNLPYVDIYEKTLRSGQYLYIDSQIEQYFSPKFKQ comes from the coding sequence ATGGAGAAAGTAAGAATTGCAATTATATCAGACGTTCATGGCAATCTAGAAGCGTTGAAAGCAGTGTTAAAAGATGCTGCGAATGAGCGTGCTGAACAATATATTACTGTCGGTGATATTGCGCTAAAAGGACCAGGAACCGATGTCTGTCTGGAACTTTTAGAAAAACTTAACCCGCTTACTTTTGTGCTTGGAAATCATGAACAAGTATACAAGGACTTTTTGGATGGAAAATCATTTGATCACTCTTTAAAAAGACGAATGATTGAGGATTTGGTGAAGTATGATTATGCTTTTTTGGGCGAGGAAAAGTTTCGATATTTAGCAACACTCCCCAAAAAAGTATCTATTCAAGTTTTTCAAACAAAAATTGATGTTTTTCACGCGATGCCAAATTCAGTAAGTTTTCCAATTTATGCAACAGAAGAGCAAGCTTACTTTGATGAAATGTTTTCTGGAACGGAAGCAGATGTAGCTATTAATGGACACGTACACAGGCAATCGCTTAGAAGAACGGCGGAAGATAAGTTGATTATTAATTCTGGGTCAGTTGGATTGCCAGGCGGGGAAAGTCGTAAAGTAAAAGACAATTTAGCCCAATATGCACTTATTGATATAGCTGAAACGGGTATTGTCGATATTCATTTTAAAAAAATCACATACGATATTGATGCCGAAATTGCTTTTGCGAAAAAAAGAAACTTACCTTATGTAGATATTTATGAAAAAACGCTTCGCTCTGGACAGTATTTATATATAGATAGCCAAATCGAACAGTATTTTAGCCCTAAATTCAAACAATAA
- a CDS encoding leucine-rich repeat domain-containing protein, producing the protein MKIKGLFLIGLALSCFFLFSMLQVAHASGEIKGEKSINEIFEDGNLALIIAGKLNKSIVDDVTQAELNTIIQFDAEYCDIKSISGVEFLKNLASVNLNSNKIVDLSPLKDLKELKVLNLNNNIIKQLKPLSNIRTLRVLELNENIISDVDSLKNLSELRILLMNSNKIVDISCVGNMQKLFVLEADNNSITNMQPIMKRKEATYSAQNQILYKQPVTVNPNNSFQMLNPVVVGASERNPENLAPKEISAGGQYDFPDITWKNLASKPETIECSYSHGDRYTLKIIQPLNYKSVAKSNIKKQTKK; encoded by the coding sequence ATGAAAATAAAAGGTTTGTTTTTAATAGGTTTAGCACTTAGTTGTTTTTTTCTCTTCAGTATGTTGCAAGTCGCCCATGCAAGTGGAGAAATCAAGGGAGAGAAATCTATAAATGAAATTTTTGAAGATGGAAATTTAGCCTTAATCATTGCTGGAAAGTTAAATAAATCAATAGTTGATGATGTAACTCAAGCGGAATTGAATACCATCATCCAATTTGATGCCGAATATTGTGATATAAAAAGTATATCAGGTGTCGAATTTTTAAAAAATTTAGCAAGTGTTAATTTGAATAGTAATAAAATAGTGGATTTGTCACCTTTAAAAGATTTAAAAGAACTAAAAGTCTTAAATCTTAATAATAATATTATTAAGCAACTGAAACCTTTGAGTAATATTCGAACATTGAGAGTCTTAGAATTAAACGAAAACATAATAAGTGATGTGGATTCACTAAAAAATCTAAGTGAGTTGAGGATTTTATTGATGAATAGTAATAAAATTGTTGATATTAGTTGTGTTGGAAACATGCAAAAATTGTTCGTTCTAGAGGCCGATAATAATTCTATCACGAATATGCAACCGATAATGAAACGAAAAGAAGCGACTTATTCTGCGCAAAATCAGATTTTGTATAAACAACCAGTAACTGTTAATCCAAATAATTCATTTCAGATGCTTAACCCAGTTGTTGTAGGTGCGAGTGAGCGAAACCCGGAAAATTTAGCGCCTAAAGAAATATCTGCAGGTGGCCAGTATGATTTTCCGGATATAACATGGAAAAACCTAGCTTCTAAACCAGAAACGATAGAATGTAGCTACAGTCATGGAGATAGGTATACTTTGAAAATTATCCAACCGCTTAATTACAAATCGGTAGCCAAGTCAAATATCAAAAAACAAACAAAGAAATAA
- a CDS encoding L-lactate dehydrogenase encodes MKDHQKIILVGDGAVGSSYAFACVNLSIGQEFGIIDIDKDRTIGDAMDLSHAVPFSTPKKIYSANYSDCHDADLVVVTAGTAQKPGETRLDLVNRNIKIMKGIVDEVMASGFDGIFLIASNPVDILTYATWKFSGLPKERVIGSGTSLDTARFRMSIADYLKVDARNVHGYILGEHGDTEFPAWSHTTVGGLPITEWISEDEQGAMETIFVSVRDAAYEIINKKGATFYGVAAALARITKAILNNENAILPLSVYLDGHYGMNDIFIGAPAVVNRQGVRHIVEMNLNDKEKEQMKKSADTLKKVLDDAMKQID; translated from the coding sequence ATGAAAGATCATCAAAAAATCATTTTAGTTGGCGACGGAGCAGTTGGTTCTAGTTACGCATTTGCTTGTGTAAACTTAAGCATCGGACAAGAATTCGGCATCATTGACATAGATAAAGACAGAACAATTGGGGATGCAATGGACTTAAGTCATGCAGTTCCATTCTCTACTCCAAAGAAAATATACTCAGCAAACTATAGCGACTGTCACGATGCTGACTTAGTTGTTGTCACTGCAGGAACAGCGCAAAAACCTGGTGAAACTCGTCTAGATTTAGTAAACCGTAATATCAAGATTATGAAAGGTATTGTCGATGAAGTTATGGCAAGCGGTTTTGATGGTATTTTCCTAATTGCATCAAATCCAGTAGATATTTTGACTTATGCGACATGGAAATTCTCTGGACTTCCTAAAGAACGCGTGATTGGTTCAGGCACAAGTCTTGATACAGCACGTTTCCGTATGTCGATTGCCGATTACTTAAAAGTTGATGCTCGTAACGTCCATGGCTATATTCTCGGTGAACACGGTGATACAGAATTCCCAGCTTGGAGCCATACAACAGTCGGCGGTCTTCCAATTACCGAGTGGATTAGCGAAGACGAACAAGGCGCAATGGAAACTATTTTCGTGAGTGTGCGTGATGCTGCTTATGAAATCATTAATAAAAAAGGTGCTACTTTCTACGGAGTTGCAGCTGCTCTTGCTCGGATTACCAAAGCCATTTTGAATAACGAAAATGCGATTTTACCTCTATCGGTTTATTTGGATGGACATTATGGTATGAACGATATTTTCATCGGCGCACCTGCCGTAGTTAACCGTCAAGGCGTTCGTCATATTGTCGAAATGAATTTGAACGATAAAGAAAAAGAACAAATGAAAAAATCAGCTGATACATTGAAAAAGGTATTAGACGATGCAATGAAGCAAATTGATTAA